In Rosa chinensis cultivar Old Blush chromosome 1, RchiOBHm-V2, whole genome shotgun sequence, a genomic segment contains:
- the LOC112200335 gene encoding disease resistance protein RPV1, giving the protein MRAWWRRKPLTTSPWSWSWLVPLCKEMENWARYEPKLSEEIVNHILKKSVYTSSSVVKGVIGMDSRIHDLLSNYIYPKLAGVRFIGIHGMRGIGKTTLARAIHDQICQDFDRTCFLSNVREMSKNNGLVSLQEKLLSRILMAKIENIDDEYTGAAMIERRLCRRKVLVMIDDVDQLTQLEKVAGSRNWFGLGSRIIITTTDVQLLKAHDVDATYKVNGLNCDEALQLLSLKAFKKYPPPEDYFHLCNLILGYAQGLPLALMVLGSFLFGRSADEWASAIDRLKNTPHKHIIELLRISFDGLDEKDQEIFLHIACFYKGKDKDRVTQILDYCQLNPVIGLSVLADRSLITISNNELWMHDLLQELGWEIVREQSPKEPGKHSRLWSHEDINNVLKKNKGTDSIQGMVMELTKLQAAHWKPEAFSNLSQLILLHIRNVDLPKGLTCLSNSLRLLEWTGYPLRSLPKFFEADELIELNLCHSNIKQLWKGTKNFDKLKFIKLCCSQNIVETPDFAGVQNLETLDLEGCKNLVRIHQSLGFLKKLIFLNLKDCKSLKSLPSRIEMESLETLILSNCSKVKKIPEFVGNMERLSVLYLDGTAIKELPISIERLSGLVSLNLSNCRNLVCLPSTINKLKSVENLNLSGCLKLGKLQKVNKEPLSFRLPISGLCNLTYLNLSNCNLGEGAFANEFGYFPSLVTLNLSGNNFVRLPSGIRLLSKLENFNLENCKRLQDLSDLPSNSILDLRAEGWNL; this is encoded by the exons ATGCGGGCATGGTGGCGCCGTAAGCCCTTAACAACATCGCCGTGGTCGTGGTCGTGGTTGGTGCCATTGTGCAAGGAGATGGAGAATTGGGCCAG ATATGAACCAAAACTAAGTGAGGAAATTGTTAATCATATACTAAAGAAGTCCGTTTATACATCTTCAAGTGTAGTCAAGGGCGTCATAGGAATGGATTCCCGCATTCATGATTTATTAAGCAATTACATATATCCGAAGCTCGCTGGGGTGCGTTTTATAGGGATCCATGGCATGCGGGGCATAGGTAAGACAACACTTGCTCGAGCTATCCATGATCAAATTTGTCAGGATTTTGACCGAACCTGCTTTCTTTCCAATGTTAGAGAAATGTCTAAAAACAATGGCCTAGTTTCTCTACAAGAAAAACTTCTTTCCAGAATCCTGATggcaaaaattgaaaatatagaCGATGAATACACAGGAGCTGCTATGATAGAAAGGCGGTTGTGTAGAAGAAAGGTGCTTGTTATGATTGATGATGTGGATCAGTTGACACAATTAGAGAAAGTGGCTGGAAGTCGCAACTGGTTTGGTCTTGGGAGTAGAATTATCATAACCACCACAGATGTTCAGTTGTTAAAGGCACATGATGTTGATGCTACATACAAGGTTAACGGGTTAAACTGTGATGAAGCACTtcaacttttgagtttgaaggcTTTTAAGAAATATCCCCCACCAGAAGATTATTTTCATCTGTGCAACCTTATTTTAGGGTATGCTCAGGGGCTTCCGTTGGCTCTCATGGTTTTAGGTTCTTTTCTGTTTGGTAGAAGCGCTGATGAATGGGCAAGTGCAATAGATAGGCTAAAGAACACACCACATAAACATATTATTGAGTTGCTTCGGATTAGTTTTGATGGACTGGATGAAAAAGACCAAGAAATATTCCTACATATCGCTTGCTTTTACAAGGGGAAGGATAAGGATCGTGTGACACAAATACTAGACTATTGCCAGCTAAACCCAGTCATTGGTTTGAGTGTTCTTGCTGATAGATCTCTCATAACTATCTCCAACAACGAACTGTGGATGCATGATTTGCTACAAGAATTGGGCTGGGAAATTGTTCGTGAACAGTCTCCCAAAGAGCCAGGCAAACATAGTAGATTATGGTCTCATGAAGACATCAACAATGTGCTGAAGAAAAATAAG GGAACAGATTCAATCCAAGGCATGGTAATGGAGTTGACTAAATTACAAGCGGCTCATTGGAAGCCAGAAGCCTTTTCAAATTTGTCTCAACTTATTCTTCTCCATATTCGTAATGTGGACCTTCCCAAAGGCCTCACTTGTCTTTCTAATTCCTTGAGACTCCTCGAATGGACTGGGTATCCCTTAAGATCTCTCCCAAAATTTTTTGAAGCAGATGAACTTATTGAACTTAACTTGTGCCACAGCAACATTAAACAGCTTTGGAAGGGAACAAAG AATTTCGACAAGTTGAAGTTCATCAAACTCTGCTGTTCTCAAAACATTGTGGAGACACCAGATTTCGCAGGTGTTCAGAATCTTGAGACTTTAGATCTTGAAGGATGTAAGAATTTGGTAAGAATCCATCAATCCCTTGGATTTCTCAAAAAGCTTATTTTCCTAAATCTTAAAGACTGCAAAAGTCTCAAGAGTCTGCCAAGTAGAATTGAAATGGAATCTCTTGAAACACTAATTCTTTCTAACTGCTCAAAAGTTAAGAAGATTCCCGAGTTTGTTGGAAATATGGAACGTTTGTCAGTGCTTTATCTTGATGGGACTGCCATTAAGGAACTACCTATTTCAATTGAACGGCTGAGTGGCCTTGTGTCATTGAATCTAAGCAACTGCAGAAATCTTGTTTGTCTCCCAAGCACCATCAATAAACTGAAGTCTGTTGAAAATCTTAATCTTTCTGGATGCTTGAAACTCGGCAAACTTCAG AAAGTGAATAAAGAGCCATTGAGTTTCCGCTTGCCTATATCTGGTCTATGTAATTTAACATATCTGAACCTGAGTAATTGCAATCTTGGTGAAGGAGCATTTGCCAATGAATTTGGTTACTTTCCCTCTTTGGTGACCTTGAATCTAAGTGGAAACAATTTTGTTCGCCTTCCTTCAGGCATTCGATTGCTTTCTAAGCTTGAGAACTTTAACTTGGAGAATTGCAAGAGACTTCAAGACTTGTCAGACCTTCCATCAAATAGTATACTTGATTTAAGGGCAGAAGGCT GGAATCTCTAA